The following are from one region of the Alkalimarinus sediminis genome:
- the rmuC gene encoding DNA recombination protein RmuC: MDGYLLAGGVFSGVLLLSIGILIGRVVARAEMKVLVAELQGQVSLKEQQLTQAELMYEELNEKERQYWQEKLALLDENKNQLKQEFENLANQIFQDKQKHFSEQSKQGLDALLNPLKDQLTGFRQKIDDVYVNEAKERASLKAQIDVLYKLNQRITDEASNLTKALKGDKKLQGTWGEIQVEMILEQSGLKKGREFEREPNFKSDDARNMRPDFIIHLPEGKHIIVDSKVSLIDYARYVEAETEAEKELHMKAYVQCIRAHIKGLSGKGYPKLKGLNSPDFVFMFLPVEPAFITAFEYDSALFNDAFESRIVVVTPTTLLATLRTVANLWSIEKQNQSARVLADQAAKVYDKLRVFVEKMDRLGGQLNTVNGTYRDAWDSLREGRGNLVSQAQKFLDLGVRVKKELPSAIVESSDLEITTESNNEKYKENEAEIDT; encoded by the coding sequence ATGGATGGGTATTTATTAGCTGGCGGCGTGTTTTCTGGTGTATTGCTATTGTCTATTGGTATTTTAATAGGTCGCGTTGTTGCTCGAGCAGAGATGAAGGTTTTGGTGGCGGAACTGCAAGGACAAGTGAGCTTAAAGGAGCAACAACTGACCCAAGCTGAACTAATGTATGAGGAGCTAAATGAAAAAGAGCGGCAGTACTGGCAAGAGAAGTTGGCGTTATTAGATGAGAATAAAAATCAGCTTAAACAAGAGTTTGAGAACCTAGCCAATCAGATCTTTCAGGATAAACAAAAACACTTCTCAGAACAAAGTAAGCAAGGACTTGATGCGCTTCTCAACCCACTTAAAGATCAGCTCACAGGCTTCCGCCAAAAAATTGATGATGTATATGTTAATGAAGCAAAAGAGCGAGCATCACTAAAGGCTCAGATAGATGTACTTTATAAGCTTAATCAACGTATAACAGATGAGGCCTCTAATCTTACCAAGGCCCTTAAAGGTGATAAAAAGCTTCAAGGAACGTGGGGAGAAATACAGGTAGAGATGATACTTGAGCAATCTGGGCTTAAAAAGGGGCGAGAGTTTGAAAGAGAACCCAACTTTAAGAGTGATGATGCTAGGAATATGCGGCCTGATTTTATTATTCACCTGCCAGAAGGCAAGCATATTATTGTTGATAGCAAAGTGTCGCTAATTGATTATGCCCGCTACGTAGAAGCAGAGACCGAAGCAGAAAAAGAGCTGCATATGAAGGCCTATGTTCAATGTATTCGTGCCCACATTAAAGGGCTGAGTGGTAAGGGGTATCCGAAGTTAAAAGGTCTAAACTCCCCCGATTTTGTGTTTATGTTTTTACCTGTAGAACCAGCATTTATTACGGCTTTTGAGTACGACTCCGCTCTATTTAATGACGCCTTTGAGAGTCGGATTGTTGTAGTGACACCCACAACGTTGTTGGCAACACTTCGCACAGTCGCCAATCTTTGGTCAATAGAAAAACAAAATCAAAGTGCACGAGTGTTGGCAGATCAAGCTGCCAAGGTGTATGACAAATTAAGAGTTTTTGTTGAAAAAATGGATCGACTAGGGGGGCAACTCAATACGGTTAACGGTACTTATCGAGATGCATGGGATTCCCTACGTGAAGGGCGAGGTAATTTAGTGAGTCAAGCACAGAAGTTTCTTGATCTAGGGGTGCGCGTGAAAAAAGAGTTGCCCTCTGCAATAGTTGAAAGTAGTGACCTAGAGATTACCACAGAGTCAAATAACGAAAAATATAAAGAAAATGAGGCTGAAATAGATACATAA
- a CDS encoding DUF1631 family protein, whose translation MQNTPPTSESQRKQDISEKLLLSYRKLILESLPLTIERAIKDAEVKLMLSVNESMDGMLRSDFSMSLQMLETRSHWLSDKVSKDVVAALANISGQPDANDVSNHKNIGKKLSVVEKGDFEDWLAMNSAIRLIQEDLGYELNRLCFVFETISNSSVSVTDCPVGPARIISAFQQGCSLMEIPSSSYPIIYKVLGNVLKAELKDMYGVLLSAAARYGISGTSQTDTNSSGSTSRDSLNRHTRAGSSSHQQQNTAQQDLNQATHSESNLTDNAPLLTDEELFGSSLNTAGEADFGSAEQGRVANPRAQGDTYSTLQALINLKASVSGGGAVTLPIDSSRVANPETKTSYYLPDDIVEAVNQLQSIQLEELSAESTNDQSAAVEDGSTNEKSNNVIDLPLKDIVKKRLSENGKVGAQIGAKDNELIDITDRLFDTLLEQVGVSNVLKKWLKRLKLSVLKVVLLDDSFFSDHNHPARQVINQLARLAGTKRTPNRSVERSLEYFTGRIINEYTGDLALFEELLIEINHLVSRQEEAFKRNAERVARAYEGQQRLIEAREKVVAHIDQRIRGKKIPKVVLSLLDEGGWRQLMLVTLLREGADSDRFKETLSVLDQLLAWLGEAPEGSSSVADGLEKDLEAPTFLTMIDRELRATGQTTHSRIIAKLKEYLVEGKKARLYPAEPYTWVVETDQEYSAAASPVEQGDESISGNSRWHKRARMMVIGDWVEIIDDDNVAQRMRLAWSGSKSFRFVFVDSQGMKDIDISLDELAERMNNGKATLLDKEEVPVIDQGLHQMVQSVYEDLSTQASCDPLTGLLNRQSFERNLDRIVADAIANQTPYVVCFLDIDQFKVVNNSYGHIAGDQLLKHVAAVVRKSAGTTVTCGRVGGNEFGIIFDRCAIKEGKVLCDNIRENVAESRFLWQDNSLAVTVSAGLTEVDPACDNIDTVMKKASVACNLSKEHGRNRITVYTPQDRDQVHHDEMMTWIQRIDHSLEELLMLRCQEIRPVAKALGKPSHYEILLGVYDEDKNLLPPVALIEAAEHFGRMSKIDKWVIHNTLRWMENNAAVVEMVDGFSINLSGTSINEEHFLDFVLGELSATSVPRHKICFEITETAAITNLSDATDFIKVLRKTGCKFSLDDFGTGLSSYAYIQRLPVDYIKIDGVFIRNIVNNQKDQALVKSINELAHFMGMETIAEFVENEEILSVLKLIGVDHAQGYGVSRPVALEEAFVIPTA comes from the coding sequence ATGCAAAATACCCCTCCTACATCTGAAAGCCAGCGTAAGCAAGATATCAGTGAGAAACTGTTATTGAGCTATCGTAAGCTTATTCTGGAAAGTTTGCCGCTTACCATTGAACGGGCGATAAAGGACGCTGAAGTTAAGCTGATGCTGTCGGTTAATGAATCGATGGACGGGATGTTACGCTCTGATTTCTCTATGAGTCTGCAAATGTTGGAAACAAGAAGTCATTGGTTATCTGACAAAGTATCAAAAGATGTAGTAGCGGCTCTTGCCAATATATCCGGCCAACCAGACGCAAATGATGTGTCAAACCATAAAAATATTGGGAAAAAACTCTCAGTTGTTGAAAAGGGCGACTTCGAAGATTGGTTGGCTATGAACTCGGCGATTAGACTGATTCAAGAAGACCTGGGATATGAACTTAATCGTTTATGCTTTGTATTTGAGACTATCTCAAACAGCTCTGTGAGTGTGACTGATTGCCCGGTTGGTCCGGCCAGAATCATTAGCGCCTTTCAACAAGGTTGCAGTTTAATGGAGATCCCTTCTTCTTCATACCCTATCATATACAAGGTATTGGGTAACGTACTCAAAGCAGAGTTGAAAGACATGTATGGGGTCTTACTATCAGCAGCTGCGAGATACGGTATCAGTGGCACTTCACAGACTGACACAAATTCATCCGGATCAACTTCACGAGACTCATTAAATCGGCATACGCGAGCCGGTAGCAGTTCTCATCAGCAACAAAATACTGCTCAGCAAGACCTAAATCAAGCGACTCACTCAGAGTCTAATCTTACTGATAACGCACCATTACTGACAGATGAAGAGTTGTTTGGCTCCTCTTTGAATACTGCTGGCGAGGCAGACTTTGGTAGTGCTGAACAGGGCCGTGTGGCAAATCCGCGAGCTCAGGGGGATACATACTCAACCCTTCAGGCGCTAATAAACCTTAAAGCATCTGTCTCTGGTGGTGGTGCTGTTACACTGCCGATTGATAGCAGCCGTGTTGCAAATCCAGAAACCAAGACATCCTATTATCTTCCAGATGATATTGTTGAAGCGGTTAACCAGTTGCAATCTATTCAGCTTGAAGAACTATCTGCTGAAAGCACTAATGACCAGTCGGCTGCAGTTGAAGATGGAAGCACTAACGAAAAAAGCAATAATGTAATAGACCTACCATTAAAAGATATTGTTAAGAAGCGGCTGAGCGAGAATGGTAAAGTAGGCGCTCAGATAGGCGCGAAAGATAATGAGTTGATAGATATAACCGATCGTCTTTTTGATACACTATTAGAACAAGTAGGGGTGAGTAATGTTCTAAAAAAATGGTTAAAAAGGCTTAAGTTATCGGTTCTGAAGGTCGTCTTGCTAGACGATTCGTTTTTTTCTGATCACAACCATCCTGCTAGGCAGGTGATAAATCAACTGGCTCGATTAGCAGGTACCAAGCGCACACCAAATAGAAGCGTAGAACGCTCGCTTGAGTATTTTACCGGTCGAATTATCAATGAATATACCGGCGATCTGGCGCTGTTTGAAGAGCTGTTGATAGAGATTAATCATTTAGTCTCACGACAAGAAGAAGCCTTTAAACGAAACGCTGAGCGGGTTGCCCGTGCATATGAGGGCCAGCAGCGTTTAATTGAAGCAAGAGAGAAAGTCGTCGCTCATATTGACCAACGTATACGTGGTAAAAAAATTCCTAAGGTTGTGCTCTCTCTGCTAGATGAGGGCGGGTGGCGACAGCTTATGTTGGTCACGTTGCTGAGAGAAGGGGCTGACAGCGATCGATTTAAAGAAACATTATCTGTTCTCGACCAACTGCTAGCATGGTTGGGTGAAGCGCCTGAAGGTTCCTCTTCGGTTGCTGATGGTCTTGAAAAAGATCTGGAGGCTCCCACATTTTTGACAATGATTGATCGTGAGTTAAGAGCTACTGGACAGACTACTCACAGTCGGATTATTGCAAAACTAAAGGAGTATTTGGTAGAGGGTAAAAAAGCGCGATTATACCCCGCAGAGCCATACACTTGGGTGGTAGAGACTGACCAGGAATATAGTGCAGCAGCCAGCCCTGTGGAACAGGGTGATGAGAGTATAAGTGGCAATAGCCGTTGGCATAAACGCGCCAGAATGATGGTGATCGGTGATTGGGTTGAGATTATTGATGATGATAATGTCGCGCAGCGTATGAGATTAGCCTGGTCTGGCAGTAAGTCTTTTCGGTTTGTGTTTGTTGATAGTCAGGGGATGAAGGATATTGATATATCTCTTGATGAGTTGGCAGAGCGAATGAATAACGGCAAAGCGACTCTTCTCGACAAGGAGGAAGTGCCGGTTATCGATCAAGGTCTGCATCAAATGGTGCAGTCGGTTTATGAAGATCTATCTACACAAGCCAGTTGTGACCCGTTAACTGGGTTGTTAAACCGCCAATCGTTCGAAAGAAATTTAGATCGCATAGTGGCTGACGCTATTGCTAATCAAACCCCTTATGTTGTCTGCTTCTTAGATATAGACCAGTTTAAAGTGGTCAATAACTCATATGGGCACATAGCGGGAGATCAACTGCTTAAACATGTCGCGGCAGTGGTTCGTAAATCAGCAGGAACTACGGTGACTTGTGGTCGTGTGGGCGGTAATGAATTTGGCATCATTTTCGACCGTTGTGCAATCAAAGAAGGTAAGGTGCTGTGCGATAATATTCGAGAGAATGTCGCTGAAAGCCGGTTTTTATGGCAAGACAACTCTTTGGCTGTGACCGTGAGCGCTGGTTTAACAGAGGTAGATCCCGCTTGCGACAATATTGATACAGTAATGAAAAAGGCCAGTGTGGCTTGTAATCTGTCTAAAGAGCATGGTCGCAATCGAATTACTGTTTATACACCTCAAGATAGAGATCAAGTGCATCATGATGAGATGATGACGTGGATCCAGCGAATCGATCACTCCCTTGAAGAGCTTTTAATGTTGAGATGCCAAGAAATACGGCCTGTTGCCAAAGCTCTTGGTAAACCTTCTCACTATGAAATTCTCTTGGGTGTATATGATGAAGATAAAAACCTATTGCCCCCTGTAGCGTTGATAGAAGCGGCCGAGCATTTTGGTCGAATGTCTAAAATAGACAAGTGGGTAATTCATAATACCCTGCGGTGGATGGAGAATAACGCGGCTGTCGTAGAAATGGTTGACGGCTTCTCAATTAACTTGTCGGGCACATCGATCAATGAAGAGCATTTCTTGGACTTCGTTCTTGGTGAGCTATCGGCTACTTCTGTTCCAAGGCATAAAATTTGTTTCGAAATCACAGAGACGGCAGCCATAACCAATCTGTCAGATGCTACTGATTTTATAAAAGTGCTTAGAAAAACAGGCTGTAAATTCTCACTCGATGACTTCGGAACAGGGCTGTCGTCTTACGCATATATTCAGAGGCTACCGGTTGATTACATTAAAATAGACGGTGTGTTTATTAGAAATATCGTCAATAACCAGAAAGACCAAGCCTTAGTGAAATCGATAAATGAGCTGGCACACTTTATGGGGATGGAGACCATCGCAGAGTTTGTTGAGAACGAAGAAATACTCTCTGTATTAAAACTCATTGGTGTTGATCATGCTCAGGGTTATGGCGTCAGCAGGCCTGTAGCGCTTGAAGAGGCTTTTGTTATACCGACAGCATAA